From the Mycobacterium noviomagense genome, the window GCCGCTGCGGAGCTCTCGCTGACGCCGGGACAGCGGGTCTGGTTTTCGGTCAAGGCGCAGGAGGTGGCACTGCACCCGACGCGCCCGGCGCCGACCTGAGCAGCGGATAGCTGACACCTCATCCCTTGTCGCAATGCAACGCGAGATTACATTTCTCAGCCGAACGTACTTGCGTCACGGAGGTAACACGGTAGGTTTTTCGCCATGAAGCAGGGGGACGCTAACCAAACACGCCGCAGGGGCGTCGCGGCGACGCTGGCGATCGCCGCGATGACCGGTGCCGGCGCCATCTCACTTACCGTGCCCACAGCAACGGCGATCGCCGATCCGGCGCCCGCCCCACCGAGCACCACCGCTGCGGCACCGCCGCCGGCCGGTACGAACCCGGCAACAGATGCCGCACCGGGTCCGGCTGGTCCCAACGCTGCACCGCCGACGGCCGACCCGGTCGCAGGGCCGCCGGGAACCGATCCCAACGCCCCACCTCCCGTGGCCGACCCGAACGCACCTGAACCCGGCCGAGTCAACAACGCCGCGGGTGGATTCAGCTACGTCATTCCCGCCGGCTGGGTGGAGTCGGACGCCACCCACCTCGACTATGGGTCGGCACTGCTCAGCAAGGAGACGGGGCCACCGCCCGCGCCAGGCCAAGCGCCGGCCGTCGCCAATGACACCCGCATCGTGCTGGGCAGGTTGGATCAAAAGCTCTACGCCAGTGCCGAACCCGACAACACCAAGGCCGCGACCCGGCTCGGCTCGGACATGGGCGAGTTCTTCATGCCCTATCCCGGGACGCGAATCAACCAGGACAGCACCCCGCTTAGCGCCAACGGCATGTCGGGCAGCGCGTCGTATTACGAGGTGAAGTTCTCCGACACCAGCAAACCGAACGGCCAGATCTGGACCGGTGTCATCGGTCCCACCGCGTCGAATGCACGCCAGGGTGCGCAGGGTGCACAGAACCAGCGCTGGTTCGTGGTGTGGCTTGGGACCGCGAACGACCCCGTCGACAAGGCGGCCGCCAAGACGCTCGCCGAGTCGATCCGCTCATGGACCCCGCCGCCCGCTCCGGCAGCTCCGGCGCCGGCCGCCCCCGGGGCTCCAGCACCGGCCGCCCCGGCAGCTCCGCCACCGGCGGCCCCGGGAGCTCCGCCACCCGCCCCGGCAGCTCCGGGAGCTCCAGCACCGGCTGCTCCGGCGCCCGCGCCTAATGCGCCGGCACCGGCCGGCTCTCCCGCCGGTGCGTCGGCTCCCGGATCGACGCTCTCCACCTGAGCGCCACTGCGCCGTCATCGCGACACAATCCGACTCGGTGCCAAATCGTTACCCTGCCGGGGTGTACCGGGGCGTGCTTCGGGCTACTCTTGGCGGTCTCGTTACCCGTCACTACGAAGGAGCGGGTCGTGGTCTGGTACAACATCATCTGGATGATCATCCTTGGCCTCATCGTTGGCTTGATCGCGCGTCTCATCGTTCCTGGCAGGCAGCACATCGGTTTGATTGCAACGGTGCTGCTCGGGATCGCCGGAGCCTGGGTCGGCGGCACGCTGGGCAGCCTGGTCTTCCCGCCGCATAAATTCGATATTCATCCCCCGATTCACCACTCCTTCTTGGGTGCACTGGTCGGCGCGGTGATCCTGTTGCTGATCTATAGGGCCTTCACATCACGACGACCTACACGAACCTTGTAGCGGCGCCTGACATTTGCGCCGCCGGCTCGTCGGGTGGTCCGCGCGTCGCGGGATGATGGAGTGATGGCGTCAGCGCCCACCACAGCGACAATGAGCGCCTGGCGGGTTCGCCGACCCGGGCCAATGGAAAGCCACCCGTTGGAGCGCGTTACCACCGGGCTACCGCGTCCCGGGCCGTCGGAACTACTGGTGGCCGTGCATGCGTGCGGCGTCTGTCGCACCGACCTCCACGTCGCCGAGGGGGACCTGCCTGTGCACCGCGAGCACGTGACGCCGGGGCACGAGGTAGTGGGGGAGGTTATCGGAGTCGGTCCGGACGCCGGCGACACGTTCGCCGTGGGGGACCGGGTCGGGATCGCCTGGCTGCGTCACACCTGCGGGGTGTGCAAGTACTGTCGGCGGGCCAACGAGAACTTGTGCCCGGAGTCGCGCTACACAGGCTGGGACGCCGACGGCGGTTACGCCGAATTCGCCACTGTGCCAGCCGATTATGCCCACCCGCTGCCGAGCGGCTACAGCGACAGCGAGCTTGCGCCGCTGCTATGTGCCGGCATCATCGGCTATCGCGCTCTGCTGCGCGCCGAGCTGCCGCCCGGTGGTCGGCTCGGCCTCTACGGTTTCGGTGGCAGCGCCCACATCACGGCGCAGGTGGCGCTGGCGCAGGGCGCCGAAGTACATGTGATGACGCGCGGCGCGGCGGCCAGGGAACTGGCGCTGGCGTTGGGCGCCGCGTCGGCGCAGGACGCCGCCGACCCGCCACCCGTGCCGCTGGACGCGGCGATTCTGTTCGCCCCGGTCGGCGATCTGGTGCTGCCGGCCCTGGCGGCGTTGGATCGCGGCGGCACGCTGGCGATCGCCGGCATCCACCTCAGCGACATTCCCGCGCTCAACTACCAGCGCCATCTGTTCCAGGAGCGCCAGGTCCGTTCCGTCACGTCCAACACCCGCGCCGACGCGCGCGCCTTCCTCGATTTCGCGGGCCGCCATCACATCACGGTCACCACGCCGGAATATCCACTCGCACAAGCGGATCGAGCGTTGTCGGACCTCAGCGCCGGCCGCATCGCCGGCGCCGCGGTATTGCTCGTCTAGGTGGACAGGTGCCAGACCAGGGCGGCGGCCAAGGCGCCTAACCCGTTGCAGGACCAGTGCAGAGCGATCGGTGCGATCAAGCTGCCGCTGCGTCGGCGCAGCCAACTGAACACGAACCCCGCGACCGCGGTGACGACCACCGCCAAGCTCACCCCGGCCAGCATGCCGCCGAGTCCGCCGCCGAACAGCCGGGTGAACCCGACATTGCTGCTAGTCAGTCCCAACGACGTCGCGATATGCCACAGACCGAATAGCAAGGACCCCACCACGGCCACGCCGCGGAACCCCCAGGCTCGGTTCAGCGCCCCGTGCAGCACACCGCGAAAGGCCAACTCCTCGGGGATGACGGTCTGCAGCGGGATGATGACCATCGACGCAAGCAACGCGCCGGAGACCGTCGCGTAGTGATTGTTCATGAACATCGGCCGAGTCGCCGGTATGAGCGCGCCCACGCCGATCACCGACACCACGACGCCCACCGCGGCCAGCGCGTACCCGAGCCCGGATTTCCAGTGCTCGCGGCCCAGCCCCAGCTCGGACCAACCGAGTCCGTTTGCGCGCAACACGATCACGAGTCCGACGGCCGCGGCGGGAACGGTCGCGACACTCGCCCAGCGGGTGGTGAAATGCGCGACCAGGTTGGTCAGTGCCAACACCACTACGACGACGGCGACGTCGACGTAGGCGCGGAAGCGGTGCAGCGCCGAAAGCTGTGACAACAGCGGGTGGGTGCCGGCGGCAGCGGTTGCGTCGAGCACTAAGCAAGTTTATCCCCGCCGCACCTCCCGACT encodes:
- a CDS encoding alanine and proline-rich secreted protein Apa, encoding MKQGDANQTRRRGVAATLAIAAMTGAGAISLTVPTATAIADPAPAPPSTTAAAPPPAGTNPATDAAPGPAGPNAAPPTADPVAGPPGTDPNAPPPVADPNAPEPGRVNNAAGGFSYVIPAGWVESDATHLDYGSALLSKETGPPPAPGQAPAVANDTRIVLGRLDQKLYASAEPDNTKAATRLGSDMGEFFMPYPGTRINQDSTPLSANGMSGSASYYEVKFSDTSKPNGQIWTGVIGPTASNARQGAQGAQNQRWFVVWLGTANDPVDKAAAKTLAESIRSWTPPPAPAAPAPAAPGAPAPAAPAAPPPAAPGAPPPAPAAPGAPAPAAPAPAPNAPAPAGSPAGASAPGSTLST
- a CDS encoding GlsB/YeaQ/YmgE family stress response membrane protein; its protein translation is MIILGLIVGLIARLIVPGRQHIGLIATVLLGIAGAWVGGTLGSLVFPPHKFDIHPPIHHSFLGALVGAVILLLIYRAFTSRRPTRTL
- a CDS encoding zinc-binding alcohol dehydrogenase family protein, translating into MASAPTTATMSAWRVRRPGPMESHPLERVTTGLPRPGPSELLVAVHACGVCRTDLHVAEGDLPVHREHVTPGHEVVGEVIGVGPDAGDTFAVGDRVGIAWLRHTCGVCKYCRRANENLCPESRYTGWDADGGYAEFATVPADYAHPLPSGYSDSELAPLLCAGIIGYRALLRAELPPGGRLGLYGFGGSAHITAQVALAQGAEVHVMTRGAAARELALALGAASAQDAADPPPVPLDAAILFAPVGDLVLPALAALDRGGTLAIAGIHLSDIPALNYQRHLFQERQVRSVTSNTRADARAFLDFAGRHHITVTTPEYPLAQADRALSDLSAGRIAGAAVLLV
- a CDS encoding CPBP family intramembrane glutamic endopeptidase; its protein translation is MSQLSALHRFRAYVDVAVVVVVLALTNLVAHFTTRWASVATVPAAAVGLVIVLRANGLGWSELGLGREHWKSGLGYALAAVGVVVSVIGVGALIPATRPMFMNNHYATVSGALLASMVIIPLQTVIPEELAFRGVLHGALNRAWGFRGVAVVGSLLFGLWHIATSLGLTSSNVGFTRLFGGGLGGMLAGVSLAVVVTAVAGFVFSWLRRRSGSLIAPIALHWSCNGLGALAAALVWHLST